In Carassius auratus strain Wakin unplaced genomic scaffold, ASM336829v1 scaf_tig00012443, whole genome shotgun sequence, one DNA window encodes the following:
- the LOC113073602 gene encoding uncharacterized protein LOC113073602, which yields MKNSKPIVLDRRDFHSLLDVIGGFGAVVTVGIIAMLSVCAALFIYRSFRGQRDKGDENNGNETKAASGEGSTSRRRKRERDDRPTESTGVCQDGKQKKCSESTDSMLLPTEVPEKDLNDSTLKDLEEITDDLLTDLEPEMGDKTDSDLDQCLEMDPDEITECEEYIQREDDGDDDDGGGGCEVSADVNVGSTQPDVQRDSVKKDTEEYLDKSASVETDEPSETESAREIIYQKHQDHVITQSNSSSVKARKIQLEENIKTSTVEEVDDTSKKFEDHHDWCFPQTDKFDRCCCDKKTDTVEKIKGQPWVDSESYATDTINLSPAVETMVNHSSRFGFQNYSGFQADNTFIGGSSTQMSISQEKKTDEEGATIEKKHEKDEISIMEAIMDNNEWLNVGAPELRDLPWLAPTATEQKQTQREKEGQVKTGLAKDDEEPANKRVATVPPLSQTVNVTFRIHYITYSPSQIVAVTGSLEELGAWKRFVPLHTAKDGFWANTISLPVESQVEWKFVLVEDGRISRWEECGNRPLFLTSQDEDVCLEKCWGCC from the exons ATGAAGAACAGCAAACCGATTGTTCTGGACCGTCGCGATTTTCATTCCCTGCTGGATGTGATCGGTGGCTTCGGTGCCGTAGTCACCGTGGGGATCATTGCCATGCTGTCGGTGTGCGCCGCGCTCTTCATTTACCGATCCTTTAGAGGTCAGCGCGATAAGGGTGACGAGAATAACGGGAATGAAACGAAGGCAGCGTCGGGAGAAGGAAGCACGTCTCggaggaggaaaagagagagggaTGATCGCCCTACCGAGTCAACAG GAGTATGTCAGGATGGAAAGCAGAAGAAGTGCAGTGAATCCACTGACAGCATGCTCCTTCCTACGGAGGTACCAGAGAAAGACCTGAATGACAGCACTCTCAAGGACTTGGAGGAGATCACAGATGATCTTCTAACGGACCTGGAACCTGAAATGGGAGATAAAACAGATTCTGATCTGGATCAGTGTTTAGAAATGGATCCTGATGAAATCACGGAGTGTGAGGAATATATTCAGCGTgaggatgatggtgatgatgatgatggtggtggtgggtGTGAGGTTTCGGCTGATGTGAATGTAGGTTCGACGCAGCCGGACGTCCAACGCGATTCTGTCAAGAAGGATACAGAAGAATATCTTGACAAGTCTGCGAGTGTAGAGACAGATGAACCGTCTGAAACTGAAAGCGCTCGGGAGATCATTTATCAGAAACATCAAGATCATGTCATTACTCAAAGCAATTCGTCTTCAGTCAAAGCCCGTAAGATCCAGTTAGAGGAAAACATCAAGACATCAACTGTGGAGGAAGTGGACGACACGAGCAAGAAGTTCGAAGACCATCATGATTGGTGTTTTCCACAAACAGATAAGTTTGATCGCTGTTGCTGTGATAAGAAGACAGATACGGTTGAGAAAATAAAAGGCCAGCCTTGGGTTGACAGTGAAAGCTATGCCACAGACACCATAAACCTGAGCCCGGCTGTGGAAACAATGGTCAACCACAGCAGCAGGTTTGGCTTCCAGAACTACTCGGGTTTCCAAGCAGATAATACGTTCATTGGTGGGTCTTCAACACAGATGAGCATCTCACAAGAGAAGAAAACTGATGAAGAGGGTGCAACAATAGAGAAGAAACATGAAAAGGATGAGATCAGCATCATGGAAGCCATTATGGACAATAATGAGTGGCTAAATGTTGGAGCACCAGAGCTGAGAGATCTTCCTTGGCTTGCACCAACTGCAACCGAACAAAAACAGACGCAACGAGAAAAAGAAGGGCAAGTCAAGACCGGTTTAGCCAAAGATGATGAAGAACCAGCTAATAAGAGAGTAGCGACTGTTCCCCCTTTATCGCAAACGGTTAACGTAACCTTCAGGATTCACTACATCACATACTCTCCAAGTCAGATAGTGGCTGTTACAGGGAGCCTGGAGGAATTGGGAGCCTGGAAGAGATTTGTTCCACTACACACAGCCAAGGACGGGTTCTGGGCCAACACTATCAGCCTCCCTGTGGAGAGCCA